The candidate division WOR-3 bacterium genome has a window encoding:
- a CDS encoding four helix bundle protein gives MIDLDGRLLDFAASVMGLSDRLRRTSAGRYISDQLMRASASAGANYQEACGAESRADFVHKLQLVLKEVRESGYWLRLIARSRLVAPDSLAALLDECQQLVRIIAKSVVTAKSRGK, from the coding sequence ATGATTGACCTCGACGGCCGACTTCTGGACTTCGCCGCCTCCGTGATGGGGCTCTCTGACCGACTGAGGCGGACATCAGCGGGGCGATACATATCGGACCAGTTGATGCGCGCGAGTGCATCTGCCGGAGCCAACTACCAGGAAGCGTGTGGAGCAGAGAGTCGCGCCGATTTCGTGCACAAACTGCAACTGGTTCTCAAGGAAGTCCGCGAATCCGGATACTGGTTGCGCCTGATTGCCCGCAGCCGCCTTGTCGCTCCTGATTCACTGGCCGCGTTGTTGGATGAATGTCAGCAGCTTGTCAGGATAATCGCCAAGTCGGTGGTAACCGCGAAGTCGAGGGGCAAGTGA